The nucleotide window agtgacactcataattcatttttgatttcatttttacaataattgtatgcataaatttcactgagaaaagtGGTTTTAGCGGACGAAAAAGTTGTGTGCATGAAGGAAATATGGTCAAGGCTTTGTGCTGTCCACTGAAGCAGTTTTCATTACACTCacctctgtggtcaagggttcGTGCTCTAAACTGAAGCAGTCTACACTATACTAACCTCAGTGGTCAAGCCTTTGTGCTCTCCACTGAAGCAGTTTACACTACACTGACCTCTGTGGTCAAGGCTTTGTGCTCTCCACTGAAGAAGTTTACATTACACTCACCTCTGTGGTCAAGGTTTTGTGCTCTCCACTGAAGAAGTTTACATTACTCTGAGCTCAGTGGTCAAGGCTTTGTGCTCTCCACTGAAGCAGTTTACATTACTCTGACCTCTGTGGTCAAGGCTTTGTGCTCTCCACTGAAGAAGTTTACATTACTCTGACCTCTGTGGTCAAGGCTTTGTGCTCTCCACTGAAGAAGTTTACATTACACTCACCTCTGTGGTCAAGGCTTTGTGCTCTCCACTGAAGTAGTCGGCACTACACTGACCTCAGTGGTCAAGGCTTTGTGCTCTTCACTGAAGAAGTTTACATTACACTGACCTCAGTGGTCAAGGCTTTGTGCTCTCCACTGAAGCAGTTTACATTACTCTGAGCTCAGTGGTCAAGACTTTGTGCTCTCCACTGAAGCAGTCTACATTACTCTGACCTCAGTGGTCAAGGCTTTGTGCTCTCCACTGAAGAAGTTTACGTTACTCTGACCTCTGTGGTCAAGGCTTTGTGCTCTCCACTGAAGAAGTTTTCATTACACTCACCTCTGGGGTGAAGGCTTTGTGCTCTCCACTGAAGTAGTCGGCACTACACTGACCTCAGTGGTCAAGGCTTTGTGCTCTCAAGTGAAGCAGTCTGCATTACTCTGACCTCAGTGTCAAGGGTTTGTGCTCTCCACTGAAGCAGTCTATACTGTTGTGACCTCAGTGGTCAACAGTTTGTGGATCAGACCACTGGAAGCCATCCTCTGTGCCCTAGCTCAGTGACCTCACATTCACAGCAGACTACTTTTATTCCACCTGAACATGTCTTTTACATGCAAAAATGAGAAAGTAGTTAATTAGTATGCAGTCAATAATATCACAGTAACTTACCTGTATGCACAAGGGCCGGTATGctttcatatatttatactcTACATGAGAGGGAAATTTGGAAAAGTCCAGTTTTTTCACAATACACGATGTGGATGAATTACAATGACTTCGCaactgaaaacaagaaaaatgaaaatgtatataatcaaattacatttaatttcatttaatgtGCCTTACATCATTATAAATGTCTCAAACTTTCAAAGCTCtaataaaatgatacatgtacacatatgtaggGTTCATTTTTCACCTACATGCATTCCACTTCTTAGCTTAACAGGGGTATTTTCCAACATTTTTActcacagatgtacatacatcttATCATTTACAACACTGAAACTTTCTCAAGACCCCCCAACAATGCAGTATATTATAATTACTCAAGTTCATATACTGTAAACCTTGTAATTACCAAAGAAAGGTCGCTGTAGTCAAGTCCAAGGTCAAAGAAGAGGACAAGTTTAGAAGGCAAAAATCTGTGAGCTGTCTTCAGCAGATGAATAGcttgggttatctcccctgaagcAATACTGCTACTGATCACAGGTAGCTGCTCATCAGTGGCCCTGAACACTTTGTTGGGAAAAAGCACAGGATTTTTTGTGAATCCTAAAAGGTGAAGGTAGACCTGGAAATACAAATGCAGGAATGCATGTTTATTTGTAATACCTGGAAATATACTGCATTTATAAATCAAATTGttaaagtttacatgtactagGCTGTACAAATTCTGAAGAATTTTCTTTCCGAGTACATCCGCCATGTAGGGGGATATGGTACATCATAGTAATACCTCTGCATCTAGAGGAAGGAACCAGCAAAATAAAGACCTCTATATCACAGGAACAGTCCTTGCCTTGATCATATCAGGCATAAAAATGATCTCTTCAAAATCAATCCTTACAACGTACTCTTAATATTTAGTAGTAGTTATACACCACTACTGCATATAACTATATAAAGTCAAAtccaaaagaaatgaaaaaacaaaccccaaaactAAGCATAGAATGAAATAGTTTCTCTTTCTATATGTTATACTATCAATATCGTTCACAATATTAGTTGACTCCGTAGCAGCTTTAATTCTGAATTTTCTGatagttttaatataaaaatatgaaactgTTCATCTTCCTTGTATCATGatgttcatttttacatttataatcaCAAAATGTCCACTGTTTGATCCTAATGTCATTTCACCACTAAGATTACACTCTATGAAGATACAGTGAGCTGTGTATTTGAGTGCTGATCACCTCACCTGGTCAACCTCAACCTCCTGAGCCTTCTTGAGATTGGGGCGTAAATTTTTCAGGttggatatttttttgtgaGCATCTGAGACGATGGTATGCAAATCTGGAGCTGGACTAACTACCAGCCACACTGCCACCAGTGACACAAACACCAACAGCAGAGCAGCgtaaaaattctttgttttcatttgttcccaCATGTGCGCCCCAACCGATGTCATTACCAGGACTGGCATCTCAGTGTGAAATGAAAACCACCATTTTCAGACTGGCAGCACCTTTAGCCATGGAAGCATGTTCCTTGTTTCAGCTAAATCTGCAAAATATAAATGCTTTCTTTTTAGATTTGCTTATTTCATTTTACCCTGCACCATACACAGCCATTTTTATGGGCACAGGAAATTGGAGCAGCTGGgaagtaaaacaaacaacatgtgATCAACCACTGGTAGAATTTCCTGGATATGGCATTTGGTCTCTAGACAACTTCATTAAGACCACAAAATGGAGCAATGTTGACACTTTCTTGCCACCACAGCCCAGACTAAGGGAaaaaaattccctgttcaagaATGGACTGAACACTCATCTCAGGAAGCAGATCTTGGATGGAGTGGACATTTTAGCCTGAGGAACCCTGGTATCCGAGCACTCATGCATTCAAGAACATTAAGGCGTTGACACATTTCCAAAACTTTTTGAAACTACATGTTGCTTCACACTGACATCTTGTAGTGACATGTTTTGTAAGGACTAACCCTACAACTCTCGTCACTTTCATTCCAAATAAAGGATATACACAAAGTAGGACAGGAACAATTGCCTGGCCTGTTGTTGTTTGAGCAGTACTGTTTACTTATGTtgcaaaatgttgattttaatgACCAGCAAATTTCGATGGCATAGGTGACAGTGTTACAAAATGACAGTTGAAATGCCTTGAGAGCGTCTTGTGTTTGAAAGATGATGAGAGTTAATTCAACATATGGACATTCACTTTTTCAATCTCCACTGTTACTTTTTCTGGTTaatttatttagatttttttttttttttttttggttgaacATCTTTGGGTTAAAACAAATTCCTCCTTCTAACCTTTTAAAATGCAAAGCACTATGACTAGAGCAGGTCAAGGCATTAAAAACTAAGGTAATATGTAGCCATGGATGAGGGTgttcgtttttttgttttttttttggactggtGCTTGCAAGGTCATGACTTGCTCCAATTCTACTCTGTAGGAAACTTAGTAAGGTTTCggaaaacagttgattactaACTTCCCCATCCCGTCCAattactcctttacaatgcttagggtcGTAGCTGTCGATCATCCCACAGGTAAAGATCTATCCATATTTCATCAAGTTCATTGTCTGTTGACCTGAAGTTCCAAATTGGCTACTGTCTTATGTCTGTTAGCATGTTGGATATGTGGTCATCCTGGCTCCTGGACCTCGTGACTGAAAATGGGAAGAATGTGTTGTTCAGCACCCCGGATGATGTATATAAAAAATCTtggcagtttccgtaaaataTGTGACGTcaaaatattccttatgtgatgaTAAATCAGGCTGATATGACATTGAGTTAGGCAACTATGTTGGAATGACGCCATGCACGTTTGAAAGTAAGACGTCATTTGCAGCTATACGTCAGTGAAGGTGAGGTCAAATGATATGCACgatgtcacaccaggcaaaactgGAAATGACACAAAACTGTTGTTTCCGTGTTATCCTCCCAAACTAGTAACAGCAACTGTAATACAATGCGTTTTTCACAATATAAAAAAGTAAGTCTATCTGTCTtcatccttatcatttaactttGCTTTTAAGATGAACAAGTCTGGAcactaaagtagctctttaaataaatatgtaaggATATTTAATTTCTGGATGATCAATTACTCAAGATTTTATTAAGTCTGGTAGTCTGGGTTAGTCACCAAATCTTTTCCCGAACGTTTAATGCTAAATACCCTCCAGGGGTGAATGGTAGCAAGCCATGTGAGTGCCACTTCAAATATGAAAACACAGTCATTCAGGGATAGTTGATATGGCACCGCAGCTCTTGGCGAAGTACTCAGTTTGCACCTATGAGCAACATGATTTATGTAAATACCATTGTGATATGATTAAAAATAGTAAGCAAACATACGGTCTGACTGTCATATATCATCAGTAATGAGGCTTTCCTGGCCTAGGTGGTTAGTGTTccagcgtggcacaatgacccaagagcatCTCACAACTGAAaccgttgtgagttcaagtccagcccatgctggtttcctctacagACATGgggaacgtctgccagcaacctgcggataacCCTGAGTTGATCCCgcgctctgttcggtttcctcccactctaat belongs to Liolophura sinensis isolate JHLJ2023 chromosome 9, CUHK_Ljap_v2, whole genome shotgun sequence and includes:
- the LOC135474858 gene encoding uncharacterized protein LOC135474858 is translated as MPVLVMTSVGAHMWEQMKTKNFYAALLLVFVSLVAVWLVVSPAPDLHTIVSDAHKKISNLKNLRPNLKKAQEVEVDQVYLHLLGFTKNPVLFPNKVFRATDEQLPVISSSIASGEITQAIHLLKTAHRFLPSKLVLFFDLGLDYSDLSLLRSHCNSSTSCIVKKLDFSKFPSHVEYKYMKAYRPLCIQTALREFGSVIWVDSHMYFISDQLNQSLTQAQDVGLAGWVISNPTSAVTHPKMFEYFKTEPDKYYFHHAVELNHIIVFNTPHIHKELMLPWVKCALTEDCINPTGAQNTGCNYRRRPFFRYSGCHHYDMSALNIILGLIFNFSSQQYAVNDGVRVFDPMYKISETGARNISFIGGDRYIAE